A part of Candidatus Krumholzibacteriia bacterium genomic DNA contains:
- a CDS encoding T9SS type A sorting domain-containing protein — translation MRLLFLCLLFPVFALAAVGFGVSAPGTVDTRPPEITPISPAEGDEYEGEVDFEWTISEDSLSLAPEAVQLFVLEADSVTVLYEFSTPMLPSGNYLHHWTVPGALPSGTFWRVEARDAFGNFSRADGAVFDSTDGPESLDIPASLTLGNAWPNPFNPTTQLRFSIPESGPVSLEIYDLSGRHVESLFRGTLERGWQEFLWKAEGQASGVYLALLKTNTEIRSTKLVLLK, via the coding sequence ATGCGCCTGCTCTTTCTGTGTTTGCTCTTTCCTGTATTTGCTCTTGCCGCCGTGGGATTCGGGGTCAGCGCCCCGGGCACGGTGGACACCCGTCCGCCGGAGATCACCCCGATCTCACCAGCAGAAGGCGACGAGTACGAGGGCGAGGTGGACTTCGAGTGGACGATCAGCGAAGACTCTCTTTCCCTGGCTCCCGAAGCTGTGCAGCTCTTTGTGCTGGAGGCGGACTCGGTTACGGTCCTCTATGAGTTTTCCACGCCGATGCTGCCCTCGGGTAATTATCTTCACCACTGGACGGTTCCCGGCGCTTTGCCCAGCGGCACCTTTTGGCGGGTGGAAGCTCGGGACGCCTTTGGCAATTTCTCCCGCGCAGATGGCGCCGTCTTTGATTCTACGGACGGGCCGGAGAGCCTGGACATTCCCGCAAGCCTGACGCTCGGGAACGCCTGGCCCAATCCCTTCAATCCCACAACACAGCTTCGCTTCTCGATTCCCGAGAGCGGCCCCGTGAGCCTGGAGATCTACGACCTTTCGGGCCGCCATGTGGAGAGCCTCTTTCGGGGCACTCTGGAGCGTGGCTGGCAGGAGTTTCTCTGGAAGGCAGAGGGCCAGGCCAGTGGCGTGTATCTGGCTCTTCTAAAAACAAACACCGAAATCCGCAGCACTAAACTCGTGCTGCTCAAATAG
- the mnmE gene encoding tRNA uridine-5-carboxymethylaminomethyl(34) synthesis GTPase MnmE, protein MNEPGTSIAALATPPGEGALAIIRLSGSLSEKALLSLAGSARQLSDFPPRKLCLTVLHDTEGRAMDQALLVRFPAPDSYTGEDMLEIHIHGGQAGAQVLLRVLQEMGVREASPGEFSYRAFLNGKMDLLQAEAVSELIAGQSREARRLSLSQVQGGLSAALLTCRRRLFSLLRDLEAEIDFPEDPVELLSREKLQGELLRVSRELDRILGGAEGSRLLLEGVDVVLAGEPNGGKSTIFNTLLGEERAIVTSEAGTTRDSLREYWLLRGLPLRLHDTAGLREVSDPVEKEGVRRSEELLEFSRIRVWVLDGCLPASKSTLTQLSALRPGNDLIVINKSDLPDFDPSRFSRSLPPGLDVLELSALNGSGMEKLQDKLYQLALGTGGQESLEVEYSLNRRQEGRLLRCREILSELLDTGAALDVESELLARSLREAVAELDELSGQEISEEVLADIFSSFCIGK, encoded by the coding sequence ATGAACGAGCCGGGCACGAGCATTGCGGCTCTTGCCACTCCTCCCGGCGAGGGTGCGCTCGCCATAATTCGGCTTAGTGGATCCCTGTCAGAGAAAGCACTCCTTTCTCTGGCAGGCTCCGCCCGGCAGCTTTCCGATTTTCCTCCGCGCAAGCTCTGCCTCACGGTCTTGCACGACACAGAGGGCCGCGCCATGGACCAGGCACTTCTCGTGCGTTTTCCCGCTCCCGACAGCTACACCGGCGAAGACATGCTGGAAATTCATATCCATGGCGGTCAGGCGGGAGCACAGGTTCTTCTGCGTGTTCTCCAGGAGATGGGAGTTCGCGAAGCCTCGCCCGGCGAGTTCAGCTATCGTGCTTTTCTCAACGGCAAGATGGATCTGCTTCAGGCAGAGGCCGTGTCGGAACTGATCGCGGGACAAAGTCGGGAAGCGCGGCGGCTTTCTCTTTCCCAGGTACAAGGCGGCCTGAGTGCGGCTCTTCTCACTTGCCGCCGTCGCCTCTTTTCGCTTTTGCGTGACCTGGAGGCGGAAATCGATTTTCCGGAAGACCCCGTGGAACTGCTGTCCCGCGAGAAGCTTCAGGGCGAACTGCTTCGGGTTTCCAGAGAACTGGACCGAATCCTTGGGGGCGCAGAGGGAAGCAGGCTTCTGTTGGAAGGCGTGGATGTCGTTCTTGCCGGGGAGCCGAACGGCGGCAAGAGCACGATCTTCAATACGCTTCTCGGAGAAGAGCGCGCCATTGTGACCTCCGAGGCCGGCACCACCCGGGACAGTTTGCGGGAATACTGGCTCCTGCGTGGATTGCCCCTGCGACTGCACGACACGGCCGGGCTTCGTGAAGTGAGCGACCCCGTTGAGAAGGAAGGGGTGCGCCGCAGCGAGGAGTTGCTGGAGTTTTCTCGCATCCGTGTCTGGGTGCTGGACGGCTGTCTGCCTGCGAGCAAGTCTACGCTGACGCAGTTGTCTGCCCTGCGCCCCGGAAACGATCTTATAGTAATCAACAAATCCGATCTTCCCGACTTCGACCCCTCCCGGTTTTCCCGCTCCCTTCCCCCGGGTCTGGATGTGTTGGAACTTTCAGCCCTGAACGGTTCGGGAATGGAGAAACTTCAGGACAAACTCTATCAACTGGCGCTGGGCACTGGGGGACAGGAGTCCCTCGAGGTGGAATACTCCCTGAACCGGCGGCAGGAAGGTCGCCTGCTTCGATGTCGGGAGATTCTCTCCGAGCTTCTTGACACCGGCGCGGCCCTGGATGTCGAGTCCGAGCTTCTGGCCCGCTCTCTGCGGGAGGCTGTCGCCGAGCTGGATGAACTGAGCGGTCAAGAGATCAGCGAAGAAGTTCTGGCCGACATCTTCTCCTCTTTTTGCATCGGGAAGTAG
- the jag gene encoding RNA-binding cell elongation regulator Jag/EloR, which produces MDSIVVSAKNRKEAIEQGLKELGLAREDTRIVVLDEGKSGIFGLGGSKVQVRVSSLEATSEIDLAEAEGVLRQFVDFLGIQYKLETKQEEDRIRFQINSEDGEGLLIGRRGQTLDALKHLTQRVLTARANQNMSIEIEVGDYRERREEALKERAREAAQEVLEKHKSISLEPMSAQDRRVVHMEVSDSEQLRTYTVGDGNRRRVVIAFGEEGEESSAYDGIPDPGFQSTRVSSEGNQPDQGGRSRDSRGRRGEGRERSRSDNRSGGNDRSRGENRSRRNDRPREERSGERRSSGREDRRPRRDERDSAPRDSQGGAPMKGPLEKIAIPEAQMARPFSGGGDGDKPSEKPATPARRRRYR; this is translated from the coding sequence ATGGATAGCATCGTTGTTAGCGCAAAAAATCGTAAAGAGGCCATTGAACAGGGTCTCAAGGAACTGGGTCTGGCTCGCGAGGACACCCGCATCGTGGTTTTGGATGAGGGCAAGAGCGGTATTTTCGGACTGGGGGGAAGCAAGGTTCAGGTTCGTGTCAGCTCTCTTGAGGCCACGAGCGAGATCGATCTTGCCGAGGCCGAGGGAGTCCTTCGCCAGTTCGTCGACTTCCTGGGAATCCAGTACAAGCTGGAGACCAAGCAGGAAGAGGACCGTATCCGTTTCCAGATCAACTCCGAGGACGGCGAGGGTCTTCTGATTGGTCGCCGGGGACAGACTCTCGACGCACTCAAGCACCTGACGCAGAGGGTCCTGACGGCTCGCGCCAACCAGAATATGTCGATTGAGATCGAGGTAGGCGACTATCGTGAGCGTCGCGAAGAGGCTCTGAAGGAAAGGGCTCGCGAGGCGGCCCAGGAAGTTCTCGAAAAGCACAAGAGCATTTCCCTCGAACCCATGAGTGCCCAGGATCGCCGCGTGGTTCACATGGAGGTCTCCGATTCCGAACAGCTTCGCACCTACACCGTGGGCGATGGCAATCGCCGCCGCGTGGTGATCGCCTTCGGCGAAGAGGGCGAGGAGTCTTCGGCCTACGATGGTATTCCCGACCCCGGTTTTCAATCGACACGGGTTTCCTCCGAGGGAAACCAGCCTGATCAGGGTGGCCGTTCCCGTGATTCACGGGGTCGTCGTGGCGAGGGTCGCGAGCGCTCCCGGAGTGACAATCGCTCTGGCGGCAATGACCGTTCCCGCGGCGAGAATCGCTCCCGCAGGAATGATCGTCCCCGGGAGGAGCGTTCGGGCGAACGGAGATCTTCGGGCCGCGAGGACCGTCGTCCGCGCAGGGATGAGCGCGACAGCGCTCCCCGGGACAGCCAGGGTGGGGCTCCCATGAAGGGACCGCTGGAGAAAATCGCCATTCCCGAAGCGCAGATGGCTCGCCCCTTCTCGGGTGGAGGAGATGGTGACAAGCCCTCTGAAAAGCCGGCGACCCCCGCGCGTCGTCGTCGCTATCGCTAG